A region of the Stieleria neptunia genome:
GGGCAGATCATCCAGATGAAAATTCTTCGCCCGATGGCGGGCGTTGAACCCGCAATCGAGACCGAAATAGATCGCGTCGGCCCCGTTTTCGATCGCCGCCCGCGCGCAGTCCCAGTCCCCCGCCGGGGCGAGCAATTCAGGCGGGACGGGTGGGGAATCTGAACTCATGTGAAAAAGTATGGCGCAGGCGTCAACGAATGCGAAGGGGCAATCTCAAACGTTCCCCTCCCGGCGAGGTCGTGTAGATTCCAAAGCCACACTCCTGGGGGACGTCGATTCGTTTCCTGCAGGATTTGGCAACCGATTTCAATTCTCTCCCTCTGGGGGTTCTTCGCGGATTTTAGTGGCTGCTCTCGGATACTCGGGGAAGGTTTTTTGAGGGATGACTGCGATGTCCGATGGTTCTGTTCGGTCTGATGGCGAAGCCAGCTGTAGCGGAGACGGGCTCTGCGGAGGAGCAACCCGCCTAGGAATCACCTGCTCTGCGATGCGGCGAAGGTGCTTGGTGCCCTCCACCGGCCCGCGCCAACGGAGGGGCGTTTGAACCGAGCGGTTGTCGTCCAACACCCATTCGGACATCGCAGCAATGCCTCAAAAAACCTCGGTCCTGAGTGATTAGCCATTAAAATCCACGAAGAACCTCCTCTGGGAGAGAGGGCGTTTGCGCAGCAAGCAAACGCCAGAGAGGGCCGGCGGCTCGCGAAAGCCTTCGCGACTTCCGCTGCGCCGCAATTCGGCGATACTGAACCTCCATCAACAGCCACGCGCCGCCGTTTTCCGGCGCCCGAACTCCTTGCAACGAACGCCCCCATCGACGAGAGCCGATCTGACGTGACCGAAACCGCAAAGTACCCCGTCTCCTGGCTGACTTGGTTCCTGTGGCTCGTCGGCGTCGTTTCACAGTTGGCATTCGTGGCCGCCGTGATGCCGGAATCCTGGATCGTCGAAATCACGGACCAACTGCGACTCGAACCCTTCCCCGATACGCCGCTGGCCTTTTATCTCGCCCGGCATCTGTCACTGCTGTACGGATTCATCGGGATCGCCTTGATCGTGGTCTCCTATCGGATCACAGCATTTCGCGCATTCATCGGTGCGCTTGCAATCGGCATCATCGCCTTCGGCCTCTTACAAGGGCTGATCGATTTCCAATCCGGCATGCCGGTCTGGTGGACCGCCGGAGAATCCGTCAGCACGATCATCGGAGGCGGTTTGATGTTTTGGTTGCACCGCCGTTGCGGATGATTTCCACCGTTCGAAACCAATCACGAGCTACCGTTTCGACTGGCGCTGGCGTTTATTCGGTCAGCGCCATGGGCGTGTCATCACGCTGTTTCATCAACGCATCGATCCGCTTGGTCTTGACGGCGTTTGTCGGACCGATCAGCAACGCCGGATTGGCGGTGTGATGTTCCTGGTTCCAGCGAGCGATGATGGAGCGAATCGCATCGCCGCGTTCGGAATCGGATCCCAAGGGCTTGATCTTTAAATCAGCCAATCCTGGCAGTGCTTGCAACGAACGTCGCGCGATCATCCGTACTGCCAAATACGGATCGTTCAAGAGCTGAGCCAGGTAGATCGATTGCCAGTCGTTGCCAGAGACAGCTTGCGCATCCGACCAGCCCATCGTCCAAGCCGCCATCGCCCGGTTGGCGGCGTCCCCCTTCAACAGCCACAAAATGGACCCGGCGACCTCCGATTGCTCCGCATCCAAATCGGGTTCTTCGATCGCATACCACTCGTTCAGATAGTCCGCCGTCCATTTCAGGGTCTTGTCCAAGTGGCATTGGTTGCACGCATTGGGGCGGTCGGCGGCCAAGTCCCGTTTCAAGTCAGGGATGCTGATGGTGTGATTGCGAATCGCTTTCAGCAAGCCATACGCCGTGTGTGGCATGTGGCAGTTGTAACAATTCGATCCCGACGAATCCGCCGCGTGATGGGTGTGCGCCGTGGAATACTGCTGTTGGTCGTGGCACTGCAGGCACGCATCGTTTCCATAGGAACTCGGTTTCAACTGATCGTTGGCCCAGTCTTTGTCGCTGCGTGTGTCGTCTGCCGCCTGATGAAGTTGGTGGCAGGACAGGCAACTCATCTCGCCGCGTTGAAAACACCCCGACTGCTCCAACGCCGTGTATTCTCGTCCCGACACACGCACCACACCGTCGGAATAGAACGTTCCGCGGTTGGTGCTGACCACGCGGTCGCGAATCGACTCGTTCTGCAGCAATTCGTTCATTTCTGAGCTGTGAAGCTGCCACAGATCGTGTGACTCTCGCAGATCCATGCCCGGCCGGAACGTCGCCCCTTCAACGTTGATCCGGCTTGGGTCGCCCTTCAAGGTCAGCACGGAGTGGCATTGACCACAGACTTGCGACGACCGGACGTGCGAGAGGTTCTCGGGATTCACGATGGGATCGCTTGACAACCGGGCGGCTGGGTTTTGGTTCGCAGCCGAATCCCGATGGTAGGCGATGTGCGGCTGTCCGGGGCCGTGGCAGGCTTCGCAGCTGATCCCGAATTCAGCCGCGCGCGTGTCCCACTCCCCTCGGGGCAATGCACGCGTTTGGGGGTGCGTAGAATGGCATTGACTACAAGCGGAATTCCAGCGTCCTCGTTCGTGCGAAACGCCACCGTCGTTCGGCTTCAGAAACGCAGCCGACCTCGGGATCCATTCCTGCGTTTCCGTCAGAAAGACAAACGGAAAAATGGCCAACGTGCGTCGCGCGCCGGTAGGAAACCAATAGGCCTGCATGTGATGCGAACCGGTCGTCATCACGATCGGTCGTTGCACGCGTTGTGACGCCGCGGCCGTCCCCGCAATGGCCGCGGGATCGGGCATTTCTACCCAGCACACCCCGTCGAATTCTCTGAGCTGATAGTCGCGCCCATGTTGCGACAGCTTCACGTCATCGAAGTCGCCCAGCACCACCTCGGGGTCGGCCACTTGAGTCATCGTGCGATGATACGAAGCGAACCAGGTCGCGTGGTTTTGGGGATGGCATTCGCGACAGGCATCCGATGCGACATAGCCATGATCAGGAACTTCAATGGGACGAAATGCCGCAAGCTTTGCCGACGTCGGCACGTCTTGCTGCGGTTGCGGTGTCAGCGGTTCCGACCCGAGTGCATCCGGCCGCGGCGCATCTGCTCGCGGCGCATCTGGCCGCGGCGCAACCGGCGCAGCCGCCGGGGGCAGAGCGAGCGCGACGAGGGCCACCACGACAACGGGCACCAGGACCGCGGCGAGGATCGAACGCTTGAGCCACCAGACAAGCCCGCCACAAACCATCCCGATGACGACACTCAAGCAGAGGACTGCTCCATTCATGCTCGCACTTCTCTCAAAATCGTTGCTTCACTGCTGCGGGGCTCGGGCGATTCACTTGAATGTGAGAAAGCAATTCGCCCGACATTCGATTCACGCCTGGCCTCCCCCTCCCCGGTCGGGTCTCCTGTCTGAGTATGCCGTCGCGATCCTTCTTTTGCAACGCG
Encoded here:
- a CDS encoding multiheme c-type cytochrome; amino-acid sequence: MNGAVLCLSVVIGMVCGGLVWWLKRSILAAVLVPVVVVALVALALPPAAAPVAPRPDAPRADAPRPDALGSEPLTPQPQQDVPTSAKLAAFRPIEVPDHGYVASDACRECHPQNHATWFASYHRTMTQVADPEVVLGDFDDVKLSQHGRDYQLREFDGVCWVEMPDPAAIAGTAAASQRVQRPIVMTTGSHHMQAYWFPTGARRTLAIFPFVFLTETQEWIPRSAAFLKPNDGGVSHERGRWNSACSQCHSTHPQTRALPRGEWDTRAAEFGISCEACHGPGQPHIAYHRDSAANQNPAARLSSDPIVNPENLSHVRSSQVCGQCHSVLTLKGDPSRINVEGATFRPGMDLRESHDLWQLHSSEMNELLQNESIRDRVVSTNRGTFYSDGVVRVSGREYTALEQSGCFQRGEMSCLSCHQLHQAADDTRSDKDWANDQLKPSSYGNDACLQCHDQQQYSTAHTHHAADSSGSNCYNCHMPHTAYGLLKAIRNHTISIPDLKRDLAADRPNACNQCHLDKTLKWTADYLNEWYAIEEPDLDAEQSEVAGSILWLLKGDAANRAMAAWTMGWSDAQAVSGNDWQSIYLAQLLNDPYLAVRMIARRSLQALPGLADLKIKPLGSDSERGDAIRSIIARWNQEHHTANPALLIGPTNAVKTKRIDALMKQRDDTPMALTE